The following coding sequences are from one Halorubrum sp. BOL3-1 window:
- a CDS encoding ABC transporter permease, translating to MNRDASTAAETTLDDDGPRPATYYHLARAVLYREFLIFVRYPANAIGGIVISLFFFAMLFLGGRLLAGQALTDSIEGIVVGYFLWTLSVGAYSSVSNDIGSEVQWGTLERHITTPFGFAPVALLKGVAKVVRTFLTSAVILAVMLLATGTRLSLAPVTVVVVAGLSITSVLGLGFAAGGVTVLYKRIGNWLNLLQFGFVALISAPVFDLPWTRVFPLAHGSAMLQRVMVDGIRLWEFPPADLGLLVAVAVGYLSGGYLVFQLATRRARRLGVLGDY from the coding sequence GTGAACCGGGACGCGTCGACCGCAGCCGAGACGACGCTCGACGACGATGGGCCGCGACCGGCCACCTACTACCACCTGGCCCGAGCCGTGCTGTACCGGGAGTTCCTGATCTTCGTGCGATATCCGGCCAACGCGATCGGGGGGATCGTGATCTCGCTGTTCTTCTTCGCGATGCTGTTCCTCGGCGGACGGCTGCTCGCGGGGCAGGCGCTGACGGACTCGATCGAGGGGATCGTCGTCGGCTACTTCCTGTGGACGCTGTCGGTTGGGGCGTACTCGTCGGTGTCGAACGACATCGGTAGCGAGGTCCAGTGGGGGACCCTCGAACGCCACATCACTACCCCGTTCGGCTTCGCGCCCGTGGCGCTGTTGAAGGGGGTCGCGAAGGTGGTGCGGACGTTCCTCACGAGCGCGGTGATCCTCGCTGTCATGCTCCTCGCGACCGGGACGCGGCTCAGCCTCGCACCGGTGACGGTGGTCGTCGTCGCGGGGCTGTCGATCACCTCGGTCCTCGGGCTCGGGTTCGCCGCCGGTGGCGTCACCGTCCTCTACAAGCGGATCGGCAACTGGCTCAACCTGCTCCAGTTCGGGTTCGTCGCGCTGATCTCGGCGCCCGTCTTCGACCTGCCGTGGACGCGCGTCTTCCCCCTGGCACACGGGAGCGCGATGCTCCAGCGCGTCATGGTCGACGGGATCCGCCTGTGGGAGTTCCCGCCCGCCGACTTGGGACTCCTCGTCGCCGTGGCGGTCGGCTACCTGTCCGGGGGCTACCTGGTGTTCCAGTTGGCCACCCGGCGAGCGCGGCGGCTCGGCGTGCTCGGAGACTACTGA
- a CDS encoding acyl-CoA thioesterase, with the protein MPNVSDTYIENRQRVQPTHTNNYASAHGGNVVKWMDEVGAMSAMRHAGETCVTAKINELDFKRPVPQGDTCVIESYAYAAGRTSVRVRLRAFREAPRTGERELTTESYFVFVAVDAEGNPTPVPELEIGGERCRELRDEALAAEPDEER; encoded by the coding sequence ATGCCGAACGTCAGCGACACCTACATCGAGAACCGCCAGCGCGTCCAGCCCACTCACACGAACAACTACGCGTCGGCCCACGGGGGCAACGTCGTCAAGTGGATGGACGAGGTGGGCGCGATGTCCGCGATGCGCCACGCGGGCGAGACATGCGTCACGGCGAAGATCAACGAACTCGACTTCAAGCGACCGGTGCCGCAGGGCGACACCTGCGTCATCGAGTCGTACGCGTACGCGGCCGGGCGGACGAGCGTCCGCGTCCGCCTGCGCGCCTTCCGCGAGGCCCCCCGCACCGGCGAGCGCGAACTCACCACCGAGTCGTACTTCGTGTTCGTCGCCGTCGACGCGGAGGGGAATCCGACGCCCGTCCCGGAGCTCGAGATCGGCGGCGAGCGCTGTCGGGAACTCCGCGACGAGGCGCTCGCGGCGGAACCGGACGAGGAGCGGTGA
- a CDS encoding class I SAM-dependent methyltransferase — protein sequence MDRDAVRRAWDEVAETYAARRDPEGSDAALIDDLLDSLSTSESADAPVVLDVGCGDGARTLANLSPGSVGLDVSRRGLDLAAETVPESRLVNGEMTALPFSDDRFDAVTAYHAVFHVDRERHPDVYEGFARVLRPGGRLLMTLPSGRFETVRRGWMGGRMFFSAPGRERTLDQLRAAGFTDVETTTATDPLGSSTEFVFATLDPDRTVDATETEADSP from the coding sequence ATGGACCGCGACGCCGTGCGCCGCGCGTGGGACGAAGTGGCCGAGACGTACGCCGCGCGCCGCGACCCCGAGGGCTCCGACGCGGCGCTGATCGACGACCTGCTCGACTCGCTGTCGACTTCCGAGTCCGCGGACGCTCCGGTCGTTCTCGATGTCGGCTGCGGCGACGGTGCGCGGACGCTCGCGAACCTCTCGCCGGGCAGCGTCGGACTCGACGTCTCGCGACGCGGGCTCGACCTCGCGGCCGAGACGGTGCCCGAGTCCCGACTCGTCAACGGCGAAATGACGGCGCTCCCCTTTAGCGACGACCGATTCGACGCGGTCACGGCGTACCACGCGGTGTTTCACGTCGACCGCGAGCGCCACCCCGACGTGTACGAGGGGTTCGCGCGCGTCCTCCGTCCGGGCGGACGACTCCTGATGACCCTCCCGAGCGGCCGGTTCGAGACGGTCCGGCGGGGGTGGATGGGCGGGCGGATGTTCTTCTCCGCGCCCGGCCGCGAGCGGACCCTCGACCAGCTCCGGGCGGCGGGCTTCACCGATGTCGAGACGACGACCGCGACCGACCCGCTGGGGAGCAGCACCGAGTTCGTCTTCGCGACGCTGGACCCGGACCGAACGGTGGATGCGACCGAAACGGAGGCTGACAGCCCGTGA
- a CDS encoding VOC family protein yields the protein MEILHTCLNVADADRTADWYVGQLGFERSWEFTAADGDTRNVYVADDAGVEFQLSDTDGETPSDDGDRYDHVAVGVDDVDETFEAIDHHGVVKEPGDQPEAGARTAFVKDPDGHAVELIEPL from the coding sequence ATGGAGATACTCCACACGTGTCTCAACGTAGCCGACGCGGACCGGACTGCGGACTGGTACGTCGGGCAGCTCGGGTTCGAGCGCTCTTGGGAGTTCACGGCCGCGGACGGCGACACGCGGAACGTGTACGTCGCCGACGACGCCGGCGTCGAGTTCCAGCTGTCGGACACCGACGGCGAGACGCCGAGCGACGACGGCGACCGGTACGACCACGTCGCCGTCGGCGTCGACGACGTCGACGAGACGTTCGAGGCGATCGACCACCACGGCGTCGTGAAGGAGCCGGGCGACCAGCCGGAAGCGGGCGCGCGGACCGCGTTCGTGAAAGACCCCGACGGGCACGCGGTCGAGCTGATCGAGCCGCTTTAA
- a CDS encoding CoA ester lyase codes for MTDVTLRRTQLATPASDEKMMRSAADSDADEVFLDLEDSVAPDAKPAAREPLIGAAREEDWSDTVLSFRMNGIDTKWWYDDVITVVGEAGEHIDDIIVPKVKSASDVHTVENLLEQVEENNGLEVGAIGLEPQIEDGEGIHNVHDIAHASDRLSSIIFGPGDYSAAMGTPGLDIGQFPEYPGHYWHHALSECNSAAKSAGLPCLDGPYADIEDSEGFRESASNANMIGCDGKWAIHPSQIEIGNEVFAPDPETADRAKRIVDAYAEAMAEGKGAVSVDGQMVDEATNKMAQDIVEKAEAAGIL; via the coding sequence ATGACTGACGTCACCCTTCGTCGGACGCAGCTGGCGACGCCGGCGAGCGACGAGAAGATGATGCGCTCGGCCGCAGACAGCGACGCGGACGAGGTCTTCCTCGACCTAGAGGACTCGGTCGCGCCCGACGCGAAGCCGGCCGCGCGCGAGCCGCTGATCGGGGCGGCCCGCGAGGAGGACTGGAGCGACACGGTCCTCAGCTTCCGGATGAACGGGATCGACACCAAGTGGTGGTACGACGACGTGATCACCGTCGTCGGGGAGGCGGGCGAGCACATCGACGACATCATCGTCCCGAAGGTCAAGTCCGCCAGCGACGTTCACACCGTCGAGAACCTCCTCGAACAGGTCGAGGAGAACAACGGGCTGGAGGTCGGCGCCATCGGTCTCGAACCCCAGATCGAGGACGGCGAGGGGATCCACAACGTCCACGACATCGCCCACGCCTCCGACCGGCTCTCATCTATCATCTTCGGTCCCGGCGACTACTCCGCGGCGATGGGGACGCCCGGACTCGACATCGGGCAGTTCCCGGAGTACCCCGGGCACTACTGGCACCACGCGCTCTCCGAGTGTAACTCCGCGGCGAAGTCCGCCGGCCTCCCCTGTCTCGACGGCCCGTACGCGGACATCGAGGACTCCGAGGGGTTCCGCGAGTCAGCGAGCAACGCCAACATGATCGGCTGCGACGGCAAGTGGGCGATCCACCCCTCGCAGATCGAGATCGGCAACGAGGTGTTCGCGCCGGACCCGGAGACGGCCGACCGCGCCAAGCGCATCGTCGACGCCTACGCCGAGGCGATGGCGGAGGGCAAAGGCGCGGTGAGCGTCGACGGCCAGATGGTTGACGAGGCGACCAACAAGATGGCCCAAGACATCGTCGAGAAGGCCGAGGCGGCCGGTATCCTGTAG
- a CDS encoding ABC transporter substrate-binding protein, with protein MRVASLLPSATETLFALGVEPVGTSHSCDHPPAARELPTLTSTFVEHEDRSASDIDDQMRDVDGAVYDLDEDRLAGLEPDLLVTQATCDVCAVDASEVRAAAERLDPAPDVLALDPHSFDDALDDVRRIGEAVGEADAAGALLADLRGRVGAVRERAERAVADEGRPRTAVLDWTDPAIRAGHWVRDMVELAGGDPSFQPDGPSEPVAFEDVRAADPEALVVAPCGFDRDRAVDAVGELAERPGFDDLRAVRRDRAYAVDGNGLFNRPSHRLVDSLEALFGCLHPDHAATPPAANDRVARVSRDGGEAASPSVRADGG; from the coding sequence ATGCGCGTCGCCTCCCTGCTGCCCTCCGCCACGGAGACGCTGTTCGCCCTCGGCGTCGAGCCGGTCGGGACCTCGCACAGCTGCGACCACCCGCCCGCCGCCCGCGAGCTGCCGACGCTGACGAGTACGTTCGTCGAACACGAGGACCGCTCCGCGAGCGACATCGACGACCAGATGCGCGATGTCGACGGCGCGGTCTACGACCTCGACGAGGACCGGCTCGCCGGCCTGGAGCCGGACCTCCTCGTCACGCAGGCGACCTGCGACGTCTGTGCGGTCGACGCGAGCGAGGTTCGGGCCGCCGCCGAGCGCCTCGACCCCGCGCCCGACGTGCTCGCCCTCGATCCGCACTCGTTCGACGACGCCCTCGACGACGTCCGCCGGATCGGCGAGGCGGTCGGGGAAGCGGACGCGGCGGGGGCGCTGCTGGCCGACCTCCGCGGGCGCGTCGGCGCGGTCCGGGAGCGCGCCGAGCGGGCGGTCGCCGACGAGGGTCGCCCCCGGACCGCGGTCCTCGACTGGACGGATCCGGCGATCCGGGCGGGCCACTGGGTGCGCGACATGGTCGAGCTCGCGGGCGGCGACCCGTCGTTTCAGCCCGACGGTCCCTCCGAGCCGGTCGCGTTCGAGGACGTCCGCGCAGCCGACCCCGAGGCGCTCGTCGTCGCGCCCTGCGGGTTCGACCGCGACCGCGCCGTCGACGCGGTCGGCGAGCTCGCGGAACGCCCCGGCTTCGACGACCTGCGCGCGGTCCGCCGCGACCGCGCCTACGCGGTCGACGGCAACGGGCTGTTCAACCGGCCGAGCCACCGGCTCGTCGACTCGCTGGAGGCGCTGTTCGGCTGTCTCCACCCCGACCACGCCGCGACGCCGCCGGCCGCGAACGACCGGGTCGCCCGCGTCTCGCGGGACGGCGGCGAGGCCGCGTCCCCGTCCGTCCGCGCCGACGGCGGGTGA
- a CDS encoding ABC transporter ATP-binding protein — translation MARSAASERGGPRERDETRREGDDVSTDETPGPPALSVEGLTKRFGEGSDAVTAVDDVSLAVERGSVVGLLGPNGAGKTTLIKCALGIVIPDAGSVRVFGADVRDGRRVAYADVDAMLEGARNDYWRLTVRENLRYFATVSGVDPDSVAARHDRLLDRLDLADKADTPVRDLSRGMKQKVSLASVLAGGAELVFLDEPTLGLDVESARTLRAELRRLAAEEGLTIVVSSHDMTTIEAVCDRVVMLSNGRIAADDTVEALLGGADRDAVRVASPDLDAETVDGLRERFEVVGVDAEANPPAVTVVAGGDRLYDLTDALRAAGVTVSDIRTVQPDLEDVFLERTGRVPEAGGDPR, via the coding sequence ATGGCACGGAGCGCGGCGAGCGAGCGCGGTGGTCCCCGCGAGCGCGACGAGACGCGGCGCGAGGGCGACGACGTATCGACCGACGAGACGCCCGGCCCGCCGGCGCTTTCCGTCGAGGGACTCACGAAGCGGTTCGGAGAGGGTTCCGACGCGGTGACCGCGGTCGACGACGTGAGCCTCGCGGTCGAGCGCGGGTCGGTCGTCGGCCTGCTCGGCCCGAACGGCGCGGGCAAGACGACGCTCATCAAGTGCGCGCTGGGAATCGTCATCCCCGACGCGGGGTCGGTCCGCGTGTTCGGCGCCGACGTGCGCGACGGCCGACGGGTGGCGTACGCCGACGTGGACGCGATGCTGGAGGGCGCCCGCAACGACTACTGGCGGCTCACGGTCCGGGAGAACCTCCGGTACTTCGCGACGGTGAGCGGCGTCGACCCCGACTCCGTGGCGGCCCGTCACGACCGCCTGCTCGACAGGCTCGACCTCGCGGACAAGGCGGACACGCCCGTCCGCGACCTCTCGCGCGGGATGAAACAGAAGGTGTCGCTGGCGAGCGTGCTGGCCGGCGGCGCCGAGCTGGTCTTCCTCGACGAGCCGACGCTCGGACTCGACGTCGAGAGCGCCCGGACGCTCCGGGCGGAGCTGCGCCGGCTCGCGGCCGAGGAGGGGCTCACCATCGTCGTCAGCAGCCACGACATGACGACGATCGAGGCGGTGTGCGACCGCGTGGTGATGCTGTCGAACGGACGGATCGCCGCGGACGACACCGTCGAGGCGCTGCTCGGCGGTGCCGACCGCGACGCCGTCCGCGTGGCGAGCCCGGACCTCGACGCGGAGACGGTCGACGGCCTCCGCGAGCGGTTCGAGGTCGTCGGTGTCGACGCCGAGGCGAACCCGCCCGCGGTGACGGTCGTCGCGGGCGGCGACCGCCTGTACGACCTGACCGACGCGCTCCGCGCGGCCGGCGTCACGGTCTCGGACATCCGGACGGTCCAGCCCGACCTGGAAGACGTGTTCCTCGAACGCACCGGCCGCGTTCCCGAGGCGGGAGGTGACCCGCGGTGA
- a CDS encoding L-lactate permease, with protein sequence MVGLYQPATITMPIAWVIAAAAAYVGWEMSPTLIAAASIRGAMTATRILVIVFGAILLLYTLKQSGAFEVINAGFSSISDDRRVQVILLVFLMGSFIEGAAGFGTPAAIVGPLLVGLGFPPLAAVVVALTGNILAITFGAVGTPLIIGFEDVVFGQDPTEAGTAAYAVVQNGGFESVGAYVAQIGFWAAVIHAIVGVAIPFIGVAMMTRFFGEERSLKPAIEVIPLTLFAWASFVVPYLLTAYFLGPTFPGLLGAMIGLLIVGSTLRAGYFLPDEEWDFGPQEQWPDHWIGTIEPGTGMGDADQKIATDGGTSRFEEMHDQDMSLGMAWAPYVLVAALLIVTRIVGPVQGFLSSTGVITWNNILGTPFSEGVEMLYLPGSLFVLVAVVTYGLHGMDAEGVKDSWGEAVSNIIPAVIALWFAVATVMIMQKTGASVVVESAAVDLGMLELLSAETATLTGAAFPFFSGFIGAFGAFIAGSNTVSDILFGLFQFEAAQQIGAPTQIVVAAQAVGGAIGNLVAIHNVVAALTVVGLIGEEGRVIRLELIPVLYYGVATGILTLVLVYVAVPGTF encoded by the coding sequence ATGGTCGGTCTCTACCAGCCCGCGACGATCACGATGCCCATCGCGTGGGTCATCGCGGCCGCGGCCGCGTACGTCGGCTGGGAGATGTCTCCGACGCTGATCGCGGCGGCCTCCATACGCGGGGCGATGACGGCGACGCGGATCCTCGTCATCGTCTTCGGCGCGATACTACTCCTGTACACGCTCAAGCAGTCGGGGGCGTTCGAAGTGATCAACGCGGGCTTCTCGTCGATCAGCGACGACAGGCGCGTCCAAGTCATTCTGCTCGTGTTCCTCATGGGGTCGTTCATCGAGGGGGCGGCCGGGTTCGGGACGCCGGCCGCGATCGTCGGCCCGCTGCTGGTCGGACTCGGCTTCCCGCCGCTGGCCGCGGTGGTGGTCGCCCTGACCGGGAACATCCTCGCGATCACCTTCGGCGCGGTCGGGACGCCGCTCATCATCGGGTTCGAAGACGTCGTCTTCGGGCAGGACCCGACAGAAGCGGGTACGGCGGCGTACGCTGTCGTCCAGAACGGCGGCTTCGAGAGCGTCGGCGCCTACGTCGCACAGATCGGGTTCTGGGCGGCCGTCATCCACGCCATCGTGGGCGTCGCGATTCCGTTCATCGGCGTGGCGATGATGACTCGCTTCTTCGGCGAGGAACGCTCGCTCAAGCCCGCCATCGAAGTGATTCCCCTCACGCTGTTCGCGTGGGCCTCCTTCGTGGTTCCGTACCTGCTGACGGCGTACTTCCTCGGGCCGACGTTCCCGGGACTGCTGGGTGCGATGATCGGTCTGCTCATCGTCGGTTCGACGCTGCGCGCGGGGTACTTCCTCCCGGACGAGGAATGGGACTTCGGGCCGCAGGAACAGTGGCCGGACCACTGGATCGGTACTATCGAGCCCGGAACGGGCATGGGCGACGCCGACCAGAAGATAGCGACCGACGGCGGCACGAGCCGCTTCGAGGAGATGCACGATCAGGACATGTCCCTCGGGATGGCGTGGGCGCCCTACGTCCTCGTCGCGGCCCTGCTCATCGTGACTCGGATCGTCGGCCCCGTACAGGGCTTCCTCTCGTCGACCGGCGTCATCACGTGGAACAACATCCTCGGAACGCCGTTCTCCGAGGGCGTCGAGATGCTCTACCTCCCGGGGTCGCTGTTCGTGCTGGTCGCGGTCGTGACGTACGGCCTCCACGGCATGGACGCTGAGGGGGTCAAAGACTCGTGGGGGGAAGCCGTCTCGAACATCATCCCGGCGGTCATCGCCCTGTGGTTCGCCGTCGCGACGGTGATGATCATGCAAAAGACCGGCGCCTCCGTCGTGGTCGAATCCGCGGCCGTCGATCTGGGCATGCTAGAGTTGCTGTCCGCCGAAACGGCGACTCTTACCGGAGCGGCGTTCCCGTTCTTCTCGGGCTTCATCGGCGCGTTCGGCGCGTTCATCGCCGGTTCGAACACGGTCAGCGACATCCTGTTCGGCCTCTTCCAGTTCGAGGCCGCTCAGCAGATCGGCGCTCCGACCCAGATCGTGGTCGCCGCACAGGCGGTCGGCGGTGCGATCGGTAACCTCGTCGCCATCCACAACGTCGTCGCCGCGCTGACCGTCGTCGGTCTCATCGGCGAAGAGGGGCGCGTCATCCGGCTGGAGCTGATCCCGGTGCTGTACTACGGGGTCGCGACCGGGATCCTCACGCTGGTTCTCGTTTACGTGGCGGTTCCGGGGACCTTCTGA
- a CDS encoding FAD-binding and (Fe-S)-binding domain-containing protein produces the protein MATEPTRGSDAPDLDTSAAALGHDRPDVPAYRALAEDLRERVDGEVQFDEYAQVLYATDGSIYQARPAGVVIPRSVADVQAAMEVAADHGVPVIPRGAGSSLAGQTVGPGCVVLDFSKHMDEILEVRPEDRRAVVQPGVVQDRLDDRLAEDGLKFAPDPASSARATVVGGIGNNSTGAHSVRYGITDAYTEELKVVLADGSLIHTREVVLDSPEYEEVVSGDGLEASLYETTRALVEDNEAAIDEKYPNLKRSVSGYNLHKAIYENDDGEEVINLSKLFVGAEGTLGTIVEAEVSLVTRPEETALALYTFDSLVDAMKAVPEALEFPVSAVELMDDEVFSLAASSQEFAQYAEPIPDRAAAALMLEWDSELVDDFEAAIADTDAHFVDEGDAFDVLEAYTQADQDDLWKLRKAAIPLLMSMQGDPKPYPFIEDATVPPEELAEYVGQFEEVLTDHDTSAAYFAHAGSGTLHIRPILSLKEEEGVEKMHSISEDVTDLVIEHHGAFSGEHGDGLARTEFNPKMYGEDLWSAFQELKSTFDPEWRMNPGKVVYVDAETAAERGYPDTAADTDMRENLRYGPEYQSIEPQTTLDFDDEGGFSHLVELCNGCGTCREEDSGVMCPTYRASEEEIQATRGRANMLRAAISGELDDDEIHSDRFQEEVLGLCVGCKGCKSDCPTGVDLAKLKAEVKHEHHEEEGSGLRERIFRDIDRFSALGSALAPISNAATKVPGARTVMDAVAGIAPDRELPTFRSESFEEWFGSRGGSTVAPEEAVDTVALFPDTYTNYSYPAAGKAAVEVLEAANVRVEVPDDLAPSGRAAFSTGFLDDARERAATNVEKLAPRVREGQSVVFVEPSDAVMFQDEYLDLLDGEDVETVSAAAYGVLEYLDAGRVDGRLAFDAPSEPLTYHGHCNQKATNKDHHAVGVLRRAGYDVDPLDSSCCGMAGSFGYESEHYDISKAIGRILFDQVSESDGETVTAPGASCRSQLGDRDGVAETPPHPIEKVAEAVTGPAPDAVTDASAADPGGTDATTPSPADD, from the coding sequence ATGGCAACCGAACCCACGCGAGGAAGCGACGCGCCGGACCTGGACACGTCGGCGGCCGCGCTCGGTCACGACCGACCGGACGTGCCCGCCTACCGGGCGCTCGCAGAGGACCTCCGCGAGCGGGTTGACGGTGAGGTCCAGTTCGACGAGTACGCGCAGGTGCTGTACGCGACGGACGGCAGCATCTATCAGGCGCGGCCGGCCGGAGTCGTGATCCCGCGCTCGGTCGCGGACGTTCAGGCCGCGATGGAAGTCGCCGCCGACCACGGCGTCCCGGTCATCCCGCGGGGGGCCGGCTCCTCGCTGGCCGGGCAGACGGTCGGACCGGGCTGTGTCGTCTTAGACTTCTCGAAGCACATGGACGAGATCCTCGAAGTTCGGCCCGAGGACCGGCGGGCCGTGGTCCAGCCCGGCGTCGTCCAGGACCGCCTCGACGACCGGCTCGCCGAAGACGGGCTGAAGTTCGCGCCCGACCCGGCCTCGTCGGCGCGGGCGACCGTCGTCGGCGGCATCGGCAACAACTCCACCGGCGCGCACTCAGTGCGGTACGGGATCACCGACGCGTACACCGAGGAGCTGAAAGTCGTGCTCGCTGACGGCTCGCTGATTCACACCCGTGAGGTCGTCCTCGACTCGCCCGAGTACGAGGAGGTCGTCTCCGGCGACGGCTTGGAGGCCTCCCTGTACGAGACGACCCGGGCGCTCGTCGAGGACAACGAGGCCGCGATCGACGAGAAGTACCCGAACCTCAAGCGCTCCGTCTCCGGGTACAACCTCCACAAGGCCATCTACGAGAACGACGACGGCGAGGAGGTGATCAACCTCTCGAAGCTGTTCGTCGGCGCGGAGGGCACCCTCGGTACGATCGTCGAGGCCGAGGTCTCGCTCGTCACCCGACCGGAGGAGACGGCGCTCGCGCTGTACACCTTCGACTCGCTGGTCGACGCGATGAAGGCCGTGCCCGAGGCCCTGGAGTTCCCGGTGAGCGCGGTCGAGCTGATGGACGACGAGGTGTTCTCGCTGGCGGCGAGCTCACAGGAGTTCGCGCAGTACGCCGAGCCGATCCCGGACCGTGCGGCCGCGGCGCTCATGCTGGAGTGGGACTCGGAGCTGGTCGACGACTTCGAGGCGGCGATCGCGGACACGGACGCGCACTTCGTCGACGAGGGCGACGCATTCGACGTGTTGGAGGCGTACACGCAGGCGGACCAAGACGACCTCTGGAAGCTTCGGAAGGCGGCGATTCCGCTGTTGATGAGCATGCAGGGCGACCCGAAGCCGTACCCGTTCATCGAGGACGCGACCGTGCCGCCCGAGGAGCTCGCGGAGTACGTCGGCCAGTTCGAGGAGGTCCTCACCGACCACGACACCTCGGCCGCCTACTTCGCGCACGCCGGCTCCGGAACCCTCCACATCCGCCCGATCCTCTCGCTGAAGGAGGAGGAGGGCGTCGAGAAGATGCACTCGATCTCAGAGGACGTCACCGACCTCGTGATCGAGCACCACGGCGCGTTCTCCGGCGAACACGGCGACGGCCTCGCGCGCACGGAGTTCAACCCGAAGATGTACGGCGAGGACCTGTGGAGCGCGTTCCAGGAACTCAAGTCGACGTTCGACCCCGAGTGGCGGATGAACCCCGGGAAAGTGGTCTACGTCGACGCCGAGACGGCCGCGGAGCGGGGCTACCCCGATACCGCCGCAGACACGGACATGCGCGAGAACCTCCGTTACGGGCCCGAGTACCAGTCGATCGAGCCGCAGACGACGCTCGACTTCGACGACGAGGGGGGGTTCTCACACCTCGTCGAGCTGTGTAACGGGTGCGGGACGTGCCGAGAGGAAGACTCGGGCGTGATGTGTCCGACGTACCGCGCCTCCGAGGAGGAGATTCAGGCGACCCGCGGCCGCGCGAACATGCTCCGGGCGGCCATCAGCGGCGAGCTGGACGACGACGAGATCCACTCCGACCGGTTCCAAGAGGAGGTTCTGGGTCTCTGTGTCGGCTGTAAGGGCTGTAAGAGCGACTGCCCGACCGGCGTCGACCTCGCGAAGCTCAAGGCGGAGGTGAAACACGAACACCACGAGGAGGAGGGGTCCGGTCTCCGCGAGCGGATCTTCCGGGACATCGACCGGTTCTCCGCGCTGGGGAGCGCGCTCGCGCCGATTTCGAACGCGGCGACGAAGGTGCCCGGCGCCCGGACGGTGATGGACGCGGTCGCGGGGATCGCGCCCGACCGCGAGCTGCCGACGTTCCGCTCCGAGAGCTTCGAGGAGTGGTTCGGGTCCCGCGGCGGGTCGACGGTCGCCCCCGAGGAGGCGGTCGACACGGTCGCGCTGTTCCCGGACACCTACACCAACTACAGCTACCCGGCGGCCGGGAAGGCGGCCGTCGAGGTGCTGGAGGCGGCGAACGTCCGCGTGGAGGTGCCCGACGACTTGGCACCCTCGGGCCGGGCGGCGTTCTCGACCGGGTTCCTCGACGACGCCCGCGAGCGCGCCGCGACCAACGTCGAGAAGCTCGCGCCCAGAGTGCGCGAGGGGCAGTCCGTCGTCTTCGTCGAGCCGTCGGACGCGGTGATGTTCCAGGACGAGTACCTCGACCTGCTCGACGGCGAGGACGTCGAGACCGTCTCGGCCGCCGCATACGGCGTCTTGGAGTACCTCGACGCCGGTCGGGTCGACGGGCGACTGGCGTTCGACGCGCCCTCGGAGCCGCTCACGTATCACGGCCACTGTAACCAGAAGGCGACGAACAAGGACCACCACGCGGTCGGCGTGCTCCGCCGGGCCGGCTACGACGTGGATCCGCTCGACTCCTCCTGTTGCGGGATGGCCGGCTCTTTCGGCTACGAGTCGGAGCACTACGACATCTCGAAGGCGATCGGTCGAATCCTGTTCGACCAAGTGTCGGAGAGCGACGGCGAGACCGTCACCGCGCCGGGGGCGTCCTGCCGGTCGCAGCTCGGCGACCGCGACGGCGTCGCCGAGACGCCGCCGCACCCGATCGAGAAGGTGGCCGAGGCGGTGACCGGTCCTGCGCCCGACGCCGTCACGGACGCGAGCGCCGCCGACCCGGGCGGTACCGACGCGACGACGCCCTCGCCCGCCGACGACTGA